The Mercurialis annua linkage group LG8, ddMerAnnu1.2, whole genome shotgun sequence genome window below encodes:
- the LOC126661317 gene encoding uncharacterized protein LOC126661317, whose translation MSMDDLAVSLKGLKDELTVSLKALRDELAVSLKALEDDVTVSLRSLKEDMDSAVKNLKEDLAFSLSLKEKEKVLALGQMELSLKEITGLHDLETKKTEMLNSLEIKNTEMLHLLKIREIAVDSKEKELMRRELKCQPQQGDDDKAMITSLGSRISALKNEELAATKQGNDVILLPMQMPLYGILIAFMTLIFPYEDNTNVSFIIGVTMLLFFGFFLGMIPPFIVSYQTLRKLGEVVVGLSARNRKLLEEMENFDGSTEPTGAVSSDQVADPPLQRTASVLNDLDSLICQSNAISDSLVGFSCHFNRMLYVQFGSALAFSIAIPLTTGLLYSKMLTYHRS comes from the exons ATGTCAATGGATGACCTTGCTGTATCTTTGAAGGGTCTGAAGGATGAGCTTACCGTGTCTTTGAAGGCTCTGAGGGATGAGCTTGCTGTGTCTTTGAAGGCTCTGGAGGATGATGTGACTGTGTCTCTGAGGTCTTTGAAGGAAGACATGGATTCTGCTGTGAAGAATCTTAAAGAAGACCTGGCCTTCTCCCTCTCTCTGAAGGAGAAGGAGAAGGTCCTGGCCCTGGGTCAGATGGAGCTCTCTCTGAAGGAGATTACGGGCCTCCACGATCTGGAAACTAAGAAGACTGAGATGCTCAATTCGTTGGAAATTAAGAATACTGAGATGCTCCACTTGCTGAAAATTAGAGAGATAGCAGTAGATTCGAAAGAGAAGGAATTAATGAGGAGAGAGTTGAAGTGTCAGCCACAGCAAGGTGATGATGATAAGGCAATGATTACTAGTTTGGGTTCAAGGATTTCTGCtcttaaaaatgaagaattagCTGCTACGAAGCAAGGTAATGATGTTATTCTGTTGCCTATGCAAATGCCATTGTATGGTATTTTGATTGCTTTTATGACCTTAATCTTCCCATATGAAGACAATACCAATGTTTCATTCATCATTGGGGTCACTATGCTTCTTTTTTTCGGATTCTTTCTTGGCATGATCCCACCCTTTATTGTCTCATACCAAACGTTAAGGAAATTGGGGGAAGTGGTAGTTGGTTTGAGTGCACGTAATCGAAAGCTCTTGGAAGAAATGGAGAATTTTGATGGTTCCACTGAACCCACTGGTGCTGTCTCTTCTGATCAAGTAGCGGATCCTCCATTGCAAAGAACCGCATCAGTGCTCAATGATCTTGATTCACTGATTTGCCAGTCTAATGCTATTTCTGATTCGTTAGTTGGTTTTTCTTGCCATTTCAACCGAATGCTTTATGTTCAATTTGGCAGTGCATTGGCCTTTTCAATTGCGATTCCGCTGACAACGGGATTACTGTACTCGA AAATGTTAACGTACCACCGGAGTTGA
- the LOC126659457 gene encoding F-box protein At5g65850-like produces MEIECFLWIGHLWKEVMSIFPGLNGHNVKALPGEIIFEILSRLPADEVVKCRRVSKEWRALVPTPYFSQYHLTRASPIVLIHSILPQELSSYDGKLEFYFLDLGAKKNQMVKKYFTKPSFPVRKYFYRMFFSCNGLIVFETKYWRANYPNFSIYNPITQQDITLKKPFGTGFLCGIYFHTLTREYRLIYTYKTCNANCWHYVILAGGEWVKLQNDSFAPPLRNGPVNINGFVYWMIWKKLINYKAAFPLLCSASIITFDTETEEIRVMAHPGKRCHSCCDEQRDMQLFNVENRLVYARVYSELIKIWVLKDSTKWLWAERYNINLDLTVKKFIPRQGLRCRLRNLIYIPDGQLVIFWENVGLFLYHLELKTFRKLDVKIRGYDLMSSVGAYYSLMSYTKSFEFWSKNV; encoded by the coding sequence ATGGAAATTGAATGCTTCTTATGGATTGGACACCTGTGGAAGGAGGTAATGAGCATCTTCCCCGGATTGAATGGACACAATGTAAAAGCTCTTCCGGGCGAAATCATTTTTGAAATACTATCTAGGCTTCCGGCAGATGAAGTTGTCAAATGTCGCAGAGTCTCTAAAGAATGGAGGGCACTTGTTCCCACTCCATATTTTTCTCAATACCACCTTACACGAGCTTCCCCAATTGTTCTTATACATAGTATCCTACCGCAGGAACTAAGTAGTTATGACGGTAAAttggaattttattttcttgatcTAGGAGCTAAAAAGAACCAAATGGTCAAAAAGTATTTCACTAAGCCTTCTTTCCCCGTGCGTAAGTACTTCTATCGTATGTTTTTTAGCTGTAATGGATTAATTGTATTTGAGACAAAATATTGGAGAGCGAATTACCCAAATTTCTCTATTTACAACCCGATCACACAACAGGATATAACTTTGAAAAAGCCATTTGGGACGGGTTTTTTATGTGGTATTTATTTTCACACTTTGACGAGAGAATACAGActgatatatacatataaaactTGCAATGCCAATTGCTGGCACTATGTAATATTAGCTGGCGGGGAGTGGGTAAAGCTTCAGAATGATAGTTTTGCGCCGCCTCTCAGAAATGGTCCTGTAAACATAAATGGGTTTGTTTATTGGATGATTTGGAAGAAACTTATAAACTATAAAGCTGCCTTTCCTCTTCTATGCAGTGCATCTATTATCACATTCGACACCGAAACAGAGGAAATCCGAGTTATGGCTCATCCAGGGAAGAGATGTCATAGCTGTTGCGATGAGCAACGGGATATGCAACTCTTTAATGTGGAGAACAGGTTAGTTTATGCTCGCGTATATTCGGAACTCATAAAGATCTGGGTGCTTAAAGATTCTACGAAATGGCTTTGGGCTGAAAGGTATAACATTAATCTTGATTTAACCGTGAAAAAGTTCATACCTAGACAAGGACTTCGATGCCGTCTTAGGAATCTTATATACATCCCAGATGGGCAGCTGGTAATCTTTTGGGAAAATGTAGGGTTGTTTCTATATCATCTAGAGCTGAAAACGTTCAGAAAACTGGATGTTAAAATTCGAGGATATGATTTAATGTCTTCAGTTGGGGCTTATTACAGTTTGATGTCTTACACCAAAAGCTTCGAGTTTTGGAGTAAAAATGTATGA
- the LOC126661599 gene encoding uncharacterized protein LOC126661599 — protein MSMDDLAVSLKGLKDELTVSLKALRDELAVSLKALEDDVTVSLRSLKEDMDSAVKNLKEDLAFSLSLKEKEKVLALGQMELSLKEITGLHDLETKKTEMLNSLEIKNTEMLHLLKIREIAVDSKEKELMRRELKCQPQQGDDDKAMITSLGSRISALKNEELAATKQGNDVILLPMQMPLYGILIAFMTLIFPYEDNTNVSFIIGVTMLLFFGFFLGMIPPFIVSYQTLRKLGEVVVGLSARNRKLFQEVENFDGPSSGPTEPTGAVSSGQVADLPLQRTASVLNVLHSLKCQSEAISESLGGFSCHYNRMLYVQFGSALAFSLAIPLTTGLLYSKMLTYHRS, from the exons ATGTCAATGGATGACCTTGCTGTATCTTTGAAGGGTCTGAAGGATGAGCTTACCGTGTCTTTGAAGGCTCTGAGGGATGAGCTTGCTGTGTCTTTGAAGGCTCTGGAGGATGATGTGACTGTGTCTCTGAGGTCTTTGAAGGAAGACATGGATTCTGCTGTGAAGAATCTTAAAGAAGACCTGGCCTTCTCCCTCTCTCTGAAGGAGAAGGAGAAGGTCCTGGCCCTGGGTCAGATGGAGCTCTCTCTGAAGGAGATTACGGGCCTCCACGATCTGGAAACTAAGAAGACTGAGATGCTCAATTCGTTGGAAATTAAGAATACTGAGATGCTCCACTTGCTGAAAATTAGAGAGATAGCAGTAGATTCGAAAGAGAAGGAATTAATGAGGAGAGAGTTGAAGTGTCAGCCACAGCAAGGTGATGATGATAAGGCAATGATTACTAGTTTGGGTTCAAGGATTTCTGCtcttaaaaatgaagaattagCTGCTACGAAGCAAGGTAATGATGTTATTCTGTTGCCTATGCAAATGCCATTGTATGGTATTTTGATTGCTTTTATGACCTTAATCTTCCCATATGAAGACAATACCAATGTTTCATTCATCATTGGGGTCACTATGCTTCTTTTTTTCGGATTCTTTCTTGGCATGATCCCACCCTTTATTGTCTCATACCAAACGTTAAGGAAATTGGGGGAAGTGGTAGTTGGTTTGAGTGCACGTAATCGAAAGCTCTTTCAAGAAGTGGAGAATTTTGATGGTCCCTCTTCTGGACCCACTGAACCCACTGGTGCTGTCTCTTCCGGTCAAGTAGCGGATCTTCCATTGCAAAGAACCGCATCAGTGCTCAATGTTCTTCATTCACTGAAATGCCAGTCTGAAGCTATTTCTGAATCGTTAGGAGGTTTTTCTTGCCATTACAACCGAATGCTTTATGTTCAATTTGGCAGTGCATTGGCCTTCTCACTTGCCATTCCGCTGACAACGGGATTACTGTACTCGA AAATGTTAACGTACCACCGGAGTTGA